The Palaeococcus ferrophilus DSM 13482 nucleotide sequence TACAGTCACGTACACGAGACTTCCCGGGCATTCAGAGAATTTTAAACGCGAATTATCCGGCTTTCACGCGTTTTTACGCCAAAATATTAAATTTACACGAGGATGGGATATTAAAGAAGCCCCGATATGCCTTTTTTGAAACTCCGAAAGAATTTCGTTACAAAATTTCCAAAAATTTATGACTTTTTGTTAAATGATAACAACGGGTTACTAAAGACTTCCCTCCAATTCTCCGGTTGTCAATTCTAAAAATAAGCCCTCAGGGGAAGCGGATGGAGGGAAGGAGCGTTTTGAGCGTGATGGGGTCACGCCAGATTGATCCCAATCCGGACCATACCGCTCGACAGACTTTTAAACGCTGAGCTGTAGGTTAGAGCATGGACATATACCAGATGCTGGCCCTAATAGCCATAGGATACGCCCTCAAATACGCCGTCAGGGAGGAGAGGGTATTCCAGGTGCTCAGCACGTTCTCCACACGGTTTCTCCTTACGCTCTTCGTCTTCGGCAACGTCGCGAGCAAGGACCTGGAGTACCTCCTCACCATAAAGCTCGTCTTCATCTACGTCCTCCTCATAATCATCCTAAGCCTCGGCCTCTCATACCTCTACACCCGGCTCTTCGTGGGAGATGAAAAATGGGGCGGCGCGCTGATGGTCCTCTCCGTCTATCCGAACACCGCCGCGATGGGATTCCCCATAGCGAGCCTCTTCCTCGACGATATAACGCCGGCGATACTCTACTCCACCACCAACAGCCTCATCGTCCTTCCGCTGGCGACCTTCATAGCGGCCCACTACTCGAGTGGGAAGGCATCCGTAAGGGAGAGCCTCAAAAAGGCGCTGAAGTTCCCGCCCACGGCGGCAAACCTGCTGGCACTGGGGCTCGTTGGGATGGGCGTTAAGCTGCCCCCGTGGCTCCTCGAACCCGCCAAAGCCGTGGGCTGGTGGAGCATACCCCTCCTCCTCGTGTACTTCGGCACGAGGATAAACCTCAGGGAGTTCAGAGTGAGGCATCTGGCGGAGGTGGCCCTCTTCAGGAGCGTCGTCCCCTTCCTCTTCGTCTTCCTGACGCTGAAGGGGGCGGGGGACGTTTACTACGCAGTCCTGGTTGAGTCCACGATGCCTCCTGCGATAATGGCGAACGTCCTTCTGGCCCACTACGGCCTGAAGGCGGGGGAGGGGATAGGGGTCACTGTGGTGCTCACCCTGATAACGCTCGTCTTCTTCGTGGCCATCAAGGCCCTGGGCGTTTGAGCGATGGGCTTTTTAACCCTTCGAGTGATTTTTGAACGGTGGTAACATGGAACGCGTCGTGGAGATTCTGAAGGAAATCCTCGAGATACCCTCCCCCACGGGCTACACAAGGGAAGTCCTGGGCCACATTGAGAAAAAGCTCAACGAGGCCGGGATTAAGACCTACTACACCAACAAGAGCGCGCTAATAGCCGGAAATCACCCGGAGCCGGAGCTCGTTATAGCGGCACACGTTGATACGCTGGGAGCAATGGTGAAGGGGATCCTTCCAGATGGGCACCTGAGCTTCACGAGGGTTGGCGGTCTCCTCCTTCCTGCCTTTGAGGGCGAGTACTGCACGATAATCACCCGCTCGGGGAAGCGCTATAGGGGCACGCTCCTCCTCAAGAACCCGAGCGTCCACGTGAACAGGGAAGCGGGAAAGAAAGAGCGCAAGGAGGAGAACATGTACATAAGGCTCGATGCCGAGGTCGAGAAGAAGGAAGATACGGAAAAGCTCGGCATAAGGCCGGGTGATTTCATAGCCTTCGACCCGAAGTTCGAATACGTGAACGGCTTTGTAAAGGCCCACTTCCTTGACGACAAGGCGAGCGTTGCCGTGCTAATTGACCTCATGCTCGACCTTGGAAGCGAGCTCGAAAAGCTCCCGGTGGCTTTCTTCTTCTCGCCCTACGAGGAGGTCGGCCACGGCGGTTCGGCGGGCTATCCCAGGAGCACGAAGGAACTCCTCGTCGTTGATATGGGCGTCGTCGGTGAGGGAACTGCAGGAAAGGAGACGGCCGTCTCAATAGCCGCCAAAGATTCAAGCGGTCCCTACGACTACGAGATGACGACGAAGCTGATTGAGCTGGCGGAGAAGAGGAACATCCCCCACTTAGTGGACGTCTTCCCCTACTACGGCTCCGACGGCTCCGCCGCTCTGAGGGCCGGCTGGGACTTCAGGGTTGCCCTCATCGGCCAGGGCGTCCACGCGAGCCATGGCATGGAGAGGACGCACGTTAAGGGCATGCTCGCCACGAAGGATCTCATAAGGGCCTACATCGAGGAGAGGTTCGGGGTTTGATCCCTCCCCTTTTCTACCCATGCAAAAGGGATAAATAAATGGAGATCCAAGATTCCTCTGGGAAGGGCCATGGGGAACTTCCTATATGAGCTATTTAAGAACTCTCTGGACAGGAGTCTTCTCCATGAGTATTGCCAAGAGCTCAAGGTCGAGCTTCCGTTCTAAACGCGACATGGGGGGAGGCTCGAGTTCATAAAACTCTACGTCGAGCGGTTAAAGGATAATCCGGATGGAGTGTTCAGGCAGCAGGTAAGGCTTGTAAACTCTCTTTTAAAGTCCGCTAGAGATTTCCCGCTGACAAAGGAGGAATACCTCCGGCTCAAGGGAGAGCTGAGGGAGTAAATAAAAAGGAAAAGCTCACTCGATCTTTGCCCCGCAGACCGGGCAGAACTTGGCCCCTTCAGGGACTATGTGACCGTTGGGGCAGCGCTTTATCTCGTGGCCGCAGTAGGGGCAGAACCTCGCTCCGGGTGGAATCGGCTTGCCGCAGTAGGGACATATCTCCTGCTGCTGGGCCTGGGCCGGAGTGGCCTGTTGTGGAGGCTGGTTCTGGTAGCCGGCCGGGGGAACTCCACCGCCGGCGTAGGGCTGGGCCGGTTGCGCCGGCTGGGCTGGGGCCTGCGGCTGCATCAGCTGTGGGATCAGAACCATTCCGGTCCCAACGGAAGCGCTCCCGCTCTTTCCGAGTTCCGCTGCCACCTGCTTCGCCGTGTCCATCTGCATAACGGTTTGAGCGTTGCCGGTCTGCATTATCCAGAAGAGCCTCTGGCGCCACTCATCTGTGGTGTTCACGCCCTCTATCTTCACATCGACGAGTTCAAGGCCTAACCTTCTGAAGTCCTCCATGAGCTTGACCTTCACCTGCGTGCTGACCATGTCGAGGTTCTGGAAGAGGTCAACTATCGAGTAAGCGCTGAGGTGCTTCATCATGCCCTCGTTGAAGTATGCTCTGATGAACTTGGTGACGTCACCTGTATCGTAAAGGCTCTGGCCGCCGACCACCTCAGTCAGGAAGAGAACCGGATCGGCAACCTTGAACCAGTAGACGCCGTAGTACTTTACCGGGGCGAGCTCCCTCGTCTGCGTCTCCCCACCGTAGCGCCCCTGGAACTGCTTCATGCTCACGAAGATGACGGTTGCCTTGAAGGGGCTGTTGCTCCCCCCCACGAGCTTGTAGAGGAGGGGCAAATTCTGCGTCGTTAGCGTATGCCTCCCCGGCCCGAGAACGTCGTAGACCTTCCCATCGCGCATGAAGATTGCCACTTCGTACTCGTGGACTATCAGCTGAGCACCCCACTTTATGACCTCGTTGGGGTAGCGCCAGATTATCTCATCCTCTCCAGGGTTGACCCATTCGATTACCTGCACCATATCACTCACCCGCCGCGAAACTCATCCTCTTGTTCAGAACCTCCTCGAAGGAGTTCAGCTTGTCGTCGAGGTCCAGAACCGCCATTCCCAGCGCCTGCGGGTTGGCTATCTGACCGTTTATGGCCCCGACGCCGTTCAATATTCCCTCCGCAAGCTCCAGCATCTTCGCATCGTACTCAATGAGCTTCTTTATCTCCTCTTCCCTGAACTTTATTCTGTCGAAGTAGCCCGCGTAACCGGCCTCGGCGTGCCTCACCCTGCTTTCAAGGGCCATGAGCTTCTTCCTCATAGTGTCTATCGCCATCAGCTGTTGACAGTTCACCATTGCGCACCTCTGAAGTGCCCTCTCCACCTCGCGCCTGGCCTGGGCGAGCACGTCCGCCACCTTTCCGCGGACGAGCCTGTCGTCTTCCCTCAAAAGCTCCTTCTGCTTGTAGCCGTGGAAGCCCGGAATGGCGAGCTCAAGTTTTTCAACTATCGAAGTTTCCTTTCCCATGTTATCACCTCACATCTTCCTGAAGTAGAGGTTACCTTTTCCGGTCTTCATGACCTCGCTAACCTTTCTCCTCTTCACGGAGCCCTTGGAGAATATCCCGAAGGCCCCGGCCCCCGCGGGGATTATGCTGCCCAGCAGTCCAAGGGCGCTCCCGTAAATTCCAGCGAACACCACCCCCAGAACGACCCCGGTCCCCAGCACCGCCGCGCCGAGAAGGGTGGCCTTCTTTCTTGCTTCGCCCATAAGGGGGTACTCCCCGAGTATCACCCTGCCGTCGGTTCCGTCCACGTAGCCTGTGAAGGACTCTCCGCTGTACTCGTATTGAACCTCCCAGACGGGGTAGTGAACCAGACCCTGGTACTTTGTCTCTATCTCCACGCCGCCGAGGGACTTGTCCTCCTCC carries:
- a CDS encoding AEC family transporter, with product MDIYQMLALIAIGYALKYAVREERVFQVLSTFSTRFLLTLFVFGNVASKDLEYLLTIKLVFIYVLLIIILSLGLSYLYTRLFVGDEKWGGALMVLSVYPNTAAMGFPIASLFLDDITPAILYSTTNSLIVLPLATFIAAHYSSGKASVRESLKKALKFPPTAANLLALGLVGMGVKLPPWLLEPAKAVGWWSIPLLLVYFGTRINLREFRVRHLAEVALFRSVVPFLFVFLTLKGAGDVYYAVLVESTMPPAIMANVLLAHYGLKAGEGIGVTVVLTLITLVFFVAIKALGV
- a CDS encoding M42 family metallopeptidase, whose protein sequence is MERVVEILKEILEIPSPTGYTREVLGHIEKKLNEAGIKTYYTNKSALIAGNHPEPELVIAAHVDTLGAMVKGILPDGHLSFTRVGGLLLPAFEGEYCTIITRSGKRYRGTLLLKNPSVHVNREAGKKERKEENMYIRLDAEVEKKEDTEKLGIRPGDFIAFDPKFEYVNGFVKAHFLDDKASVAVLIDLMLDLGSELEKLPVAFFFSPYEEVGHGGSAGYPRSTKELLVVDMGVVGEGTAGKETAVSIAAKDSSGPYDYEMTTKLIELAEKRNIPHLVDVFPYYGSDGSAALRAGWDFRVALIGQGVHASHGMERTHVKGMLATKDLIRAYIEERFGV
- a CDS encoding SPFH domain-containing protein; its protein translation is MVQVIEWVNPGEDEIIWRYPNEVIKWGAQLIVHEYEVAIFMRDGKVYDVLGPGRHTLTTQNLPLLYKLVGGSNSPFKATVIFVSMKQFQGRYGGETQTRELAPVKYYGVYWFKVADPVLFLTEVVGGQSLYDTGDVTKFIRAYFNEGMMKHLSAYSIVDLFQNLDMVSTQVKVKLMEDFRRLGLELVDVKIEGVNTTDEWRQRLFWIMQTGNAQTVMQMDTAKQVAAELGKSGSASVGTGMVLIPQLMQPQAPAQPAQPAQPYAGGGVPPAGYQNQPPQQATPAQAQQQEICPYCGKPIPPGARFCPYCGHEIKRCPNGHIVPEGAKFCPVCGAKIE